One region of Metallosphaera sedula DSM 5348 genomic DNA includes:
- a CDS encoding RidA family protein: MKEIIYSENSPKPIGPYSQAVLVDRILFVSGQIPLDPKTNELVKGGIEEQTKQVMENLKGILSSTGMTLDNVTMSFVYLKNLQDFPKFNEVYAKYFKEKPPARVTVQVGDLPRGSLVEIAVIAYKF, from the coding sequence ATGAAGGAAATAATCTACTCGGAAAACTCTCCCAAGCCCATAGGTCCCTATTCCCAGGCCGTGTTAGTTGATAGGATACTTTTCGTGTCCGGTCAAATACCACTAGATCCAAAGACTAATGAGTTGGTGAAGGGGGGAATAGAGGAGCAGACTAAACAGGTAATGGAAAACCTTAAGGGAATCCTCTCGTCTACTGGGATGACCCTAGATAATGTAACCATGAGCTTCGTTTACCTCAAGAACCTCCAGGACTTTCCCAAGTTCAATGAGGTCTACGCTAAATACTTCAAGGAAAAACCTCCCGCAAGGGTAACAGTGCAGGTGGGAGATTTACCAAGAGGATCTTTGGTAGAAATAGCGGTTATAGCTTACAAGTTTTAG
- a CDS encoding creatininase family protein → MRILELTKDELSSPIGVIPVGSIEQHGPHLPLGTDSMIAEAVAEKVAQIEGLLLFPTVYYGCSVEHGDLPQVSIGDVNFLNMMGDILESSVKLNIKGLVLVNGHGGNTDLLKVVTRRVNFTRPRPKVMLVDLHEIGIFSQYRDLHAGTVETSLLLYLRPELVRLDRIPSNISFSPFTFTLITSEKGGSNGVVAEKVEPSKELGERVFKEMINFVMNRVKEFRSVIT, encoded by the coding sequence ATGAGGATCCTGGAACTTACAAAGGATGAGCTTTCCTCGCCCATAGGGGTGATTCCTGTGGGAAGTATAGAGCAACACGGCCCACATCTCCCCTTGGGTACGGACTCCATGATAGCTGAGGCCGTTGCGGAGAAGGTGGCTCAGATCGAGGGGCTCCTACTCTTTCCTACAGTGTATTATGGTTGTTCCGTGGAACATGGGGACCTACCACAGGTGTCCATTGGGGACGTAAATTTTCTGAACATGATGGGAGATATCCTTGAATCGTCTGTAAAACTCAACATAAAGGGTCTCGTCCTCGTTAATGGTCATGGGGGAAACACTGACCTCCTGAAGGTTGTCACAAGAAGAGTTAACTTCACGAGGCCTAGGCCCAAGGTCATGTTAGTTGATCTTCATGAAATAGGGATCTTCTCCCAATATAGGGACCTTCATGCTGGGACCGTTGAAACTTCCCTTCTCTTGTATCTAAGACCGGAACTGGTGAGATTGGACAGGATACCGTCCAACATTAGTTTCTCTCCGTTCACCTTCACTCTCATCACCTCTGAGAAGGGAGGGAGTAACGGAGTTGTTGCGGAGAAGGTTGAGCCGAGCAAGGAACTGGGTGAAAGGGTATTCAAGGAGATGATTAACTTCGTCATGAACAGGGTTAAGGAATTTAGATCTGTGATAACCTAG
- a CDS encoding ParA family protein yields MIRFSVLGFKGGVGKSTISLLLAKKLAETYRVTLVDRDNTNTIGRLYGLNNGLINALSEGKEDNFLTRDGNLQVVSMVRFFPRRIPSPEELAPIYRDILKDSDVLITDNPPNLDELCEIEYKAYRLATGEAHCNSIFVTTPGVALRLTLKHMNEVPGLLREWVPDTRYFRLTALVINMVKGEVEDVPVERKVVIPFHREMFYSGLQVDSYLPGIENLVELTKNTIQLELVNEEERTQLSRKA; encoded by the coding sequence ATGATTAGATTTTCGGTTTTGGGATTCAAGGGAGGAGTTGGTAAGTCCACCATTTCGCTCCTCCTTGCAAAGAAGCTAGCTGAAACTTATAGGGTTACCCTAGTTGACAGGGACAACACAAATACAATTGGCAGGCTTTATGGACTTAATAATGGTCTGATTAACGCTTTAAGTGAGGGTAAAGAGGATAACTTCCTTACTAGAGATGGAAACTTGCAAGTTGTAAGTATGGTGAGATTCTTCCCAAGAAGAATACCTTCTCCCGAAGAATTAGCACCCATATACAGGGATATCCTGAAAGACAGTGACGTTCTCATAACGGACAACCCTCCTAACCTTGATGAGCTATGCGAGATCGAATACAAAGCTTACAGACTTGCTACTGGAGAGGCCCATTGTAACAGTATTTTCGTTACAACTCCAGGAGTCGCCCTTAGACTTACTCTCAAACATATGAACGAAGTTCCTGGTCTATTGAGAGAATGGGTTCCAGATACTCGTTACTTCAGGTTGACCGCTCTTGTCATAAACATGGTCAAGGGAGAGGTCGAGGATGTACCAGTTGAGAGAAAAGTAGTAATCCCGTTCCATAGGGAGATGTTTTACAGTGGACTCCAGGTTGACTCGTACCTTCCAGGCATTGAAAACCTAGTCGAACTTACTAAAAATACAATTCAACTTGAACTAGTTAATGAGGAGGAGAGGACACAGCTTAGTAGAAAGGCTTAA
- a CDS encoding glycoside hydrolase family 57 protein, which translates to MTSKVIMGFEVHQPFRIRKDAFWNPRFKGSPQERYFDDKLNREIFERVRAKCYIPATNIILEEIEAGEDEGREVKFFFSVSGTLLEQAERWGRDFLDLLELLSSTRKVEFLAQTYYHSVTSLWEDRTEWREQVKLHVETVKSLLGQTPVTFENTELLTSPVIVEEAENMGFNGIMMEGKDSVLRGRSPNFVYRRKGGKISILPRNFTLSDDVAFRFSNPNWDQYPLTAEKYSSWVKASPGQVVTIFVDYETFGEHHWKESGILEFLRWLPRELNREGVEMTLPREVEGSPYYDLEVSGISSWADIRKDHTSWLGNIMQWAYDEAVRRSEMTSKELGGEFLRAWRYFTTSDNYYYLFTEGGGPGEVHSYFNAYNSPIDAFLNEFYAINSFLHDELENLGIKNEPFFFYKDGKRVGVAWDENQFMEIVRRDESLKDHLKYLKEWLQ; encoded by the coding sequence ATGACTAGCAAGGTAATAATGGGCTTTGAGGTTCATCAACCCTTCAGAATCAGGAAAGACGCCTTCTGGAATCCTAGGTTTAAGGGATCCCCGCAGGAGAGATACTTCGACGATAAATTAAACAGGGAAATATTTGAGCGCGTGAGGGCCAAGTGCTACATTCCCGCAACAAACATCATCCTTGAGGAGATCGAGGCGGGAGAAGATGAGGGAAGGGAGGTCAAGTTCTTCTTCTCTGTGTCTGGGACCCTGTTGGAACAGGCTGAGAGATGGGGGAGGGATTTTCTAGATTTACTCGAATTGCTCTCGAGCACGCGAAAGGTCGAGTTCCTAGCTCAGACTTACTATCACTCCGTTACCTCGCTGTGGGAGGATAGGACAGAGTGGAGGGAACAGGTAAAGCTTCACGTTGAAACAGTTAAGTCACTCTTAGGTCAGACCCCAGTTACGTTCGAGAATACCGAGCTACTCACTAGTCCCGTGATAGTGGAGGAGGCAGAGAACATGGGTTTCAATGGTATCATGATGGAGGGAAAGGACTCCGTGTTGAGGGGGAGATCACCAAACTTCGTCTACAGGAGAAAGGGAGGTAAAATCTCGATCCTACCAAGAAACTTCACCTTGAGTGATGACGTCGCATTCAGGTTCTCCAATCCCAACTGGGACCAGTATCCCTTAACCGCGGAGAAGTACTCCTCGTGGGTTAAGGCCTCCCCAGGTCAGGTAGTCACTATTTTCGTGGATTATGAGACATTTGGAGAGCATCACTGGAAGGAGAGTGGAATCCTGGAGTTCCTAAGATGGTTGCCCAGGGAACTCAACAGGGAGGGAGTGGAGATGACCCTACCAAGGGAGGTAGAGGGCAGTCCCTACTATGACCTTGAGGTTAGCGGAATATCCTCATGGGCAGACATCAGAAAGGATCACACAAGTTGGTTGGGTAACATAATGCAGTGGGCCTACGACGAGGCAGTTAGGAGATCTGAGATGACCTCGAAGGAACTAGGAGGAGAATTTCTAAGGGCGTGGAGATACTTCACCACGAGTGATAACTACTACTATTTGTTCACTGAGGGTGGTGGTCCAGGCGAGGTTCACTCGTATTTCAACGCTTATAATTCCCCGATAGATGCCTTCCTAAACGAGTTCTATGCCATTAACTCCTTTCTTCATGACGAACTTGAAAATCTAGGAATCAAGAATGAGCCTTTCTTCTTCTACAAGGATGGGAAGAGAGTTGGGGTAGCTTGGGATGAGAACCAGTTCATGGAAATAGTGAGGCGCGATGAATCACTTAAGGATCACCTGAAGTACTTGAAGGAGTGGTTGCAATGA
- a CDS encoding MoaD/ThiS family protein produces the protein MKVTVYLPREKREKEVELNPNSTVRDLVRKLGLTVQGSVVLRDGVPLLEDERIKEGEKLTVVQTASGG, from the coding sequence ATGAAGGTGACCGTGTACTTACCTAGGGAAAAGAGGGAGAAGGAAGTGGAACTGAACCCCAATTCCACTGTGAGGGATCTGGTGAGGAAGCTAGGGTTAACGGTACAGGGTTCAGTGGTTTTAAGGGATGGAGTTCCTCTCCTTGAAGACGAGAGGATCAAAGAAGGCGAGAAACTTACCGTCGTGCAGACTGCTTCAGGTGGTTGA
- a CDS encoding FAD-dependent oxidoreductase has product MKVGIVGGGIVGLMSAYFLAKEGVSVTVYDPAPGKYSIHAAGLIEPYRFDRINTTSMIAKMLRFMRRGVTEVRQLNKMWVVELLSSLNKSPPQEAWDLMREMARLSLDTYAQMAEERNDFDYHNDGLLEVYTSEEELEKGEKEEKQSPFSPKFEVTEVPGFAGGIFFPELSRIATEKFVKRITRELTQLKVNFQGMEAQPNLKDYTLNGEKFDVVILANGVWITKSLKLPITAFKGYGAWVKGSSKIKNAFVTVDEGVAVSPLSDHVKITGGFSADYGSEWRTDILSKVTSLVKVEEVMERNMGFRPCSPDGFPIMGRLDNVVVATGACRLGWSYAPAMGYYASELALGKRSTLGYVSRYVDRLRSSE; this is encoded by the coding sequence ATGAAGGTAGGAATTGTGGGTGGCGGTATTGTTGGGTTAATGTCAGCCTATTTTCTAGCTAAGGAGGGAGTCTCCGTCACGGTATATGACCCTGCTCCTGGTAAGTACTCTATTCATGCAGCAGGGCTGATAGAGCCATACCGTTTTGACAGGATTAACACAACCTCCATGATAGCGAAGATGTTACGTTTCATGAGGAGGGGGGTCACAGAGGTAAGGCAACTTAATAAAATGTGGGTAGTCGAGCTTCTTTCCTCCCTAAACAAGTCACCCCCTCAGGAGGCATGGGACCTAATGAGGGAAATGGCGAGACTATCCCTGGACACTTACGCCCAAATGGCAGAGGAAAGAAACGATTTCGATTATCATAACGACGGTCTCCTAGAGGTTTATACAAGTGAGGAAGAGCTGGAGAAGGGAGAGAAGGAGGAGAAACAGAGTCCCTTTTCGCCCAAGTTCGAGGTGACCGAAGTTCCAGGGTTTGCTGGAGGAATATTCTTTCCAGAGCTGAGCCGAATCGCAACCGAGAAGTTCGTGAAAAGGATAACACGAGAGCTAACCCAGCTGAAGGTCAATTTTCAGGGAATGGAGGCTCAACCCAATCTTAAGGACTACACCTTGAATGGTGAGAAATTCGATGTTGTGATCCTGGCCAACGGAGTGTGGATCACCAAGTCCTTGAAGTTGCCAATTACCGCGTTTAAGGGCTATGGGGCATGGGTTAAGGGTAGTTCAAAGATAAAGAACGCGTTCGTAACCGTGGACGAAGGCGTTGCAGTCTCTCCGTTATCTGACCACGTCAAGATTACAGGTGGATTCTCAGCTGATTACGGAAGCGAATGGAGGACAGATATCCTGTCTAAGGTCACAAGCCTTGTAAAGGTGGAGGAGGTAATGGAGAGGAACATGGGTTTCAGACCTTGCTCGCCGGACGGTTTTCCTATAATGGGCAGGCTGGATAACGTTGTGGTTGCAACTGGAGCATGCAGGTTAGGGTGGAGTTATGCCCCAGCTATGGGCTATTACGCCAGCGAACTGGCGCTAGGGAAGAGGAGCACACTCGGATACGTTTCAAGGTACGTTGACAGGTTACGCTCTAGCGAGTAA
- a CDS encoding glycosyltransferase — protein MRRIESFWIPESVDSVWMISFEFRGITSSGGLGSAVYALSTSLVKMGKKVTVIMPSHGRHLDGIYRSKLKLQEIPTSVMGNRKGMDGGNYPFRLGFERGEVEGVELILVKGLDYDTGKVIDSWGVYDHAMEKSALLTRGIEHLVSTLSLENIPSIIHAHDWHAVLPGVRAKMSLEERRVIVPLVYTVHLLNRVGAPWHFASEDWAGLENYAHYVWMVSKHVLNSTRSLWDSCDGKIERFGFYEADLITTVSKNYLFNDVLPFSGSFAENKSCVIYNGTDWDVNQVKAYASSVIGTDNRASVREKLLASLSGNRYVPSDYTTGSVLWANRHRLGIRDDWSYEPLQKGQLVLFAGRLVYQKGIDLLLRAFRGVVDRIPDARLVVIGIPSDDYGLLQDIVDRASELKDNVRILAVSTMDQNMFKLWHYSASVMAMPSRWEPFGITAIEAMALGTPLVASAVGGLIEIVDDVRADQSGNGFLTERENIDSLRSSLTEALLLSKASESGDKELLNQVSSSIKEKSWDKVRENAIRKVDTTFRWNAITNQALECYSRALVMAKYRGSAYL, from the coding sequence ATGAGGAGGATTGAGTCTTTCTGGATCCCTGAATCTGTGGATAGCGTCTGGATGATTTCATTTGAGTTCAGGGGGATAACGAGTTCTGGCGGACTTGGTTCAGCGGTCTACGCCTTGAGCACGTCTCTAGTTAAGATGGGTAAAAAGGTCACTGTAATAATGCCGAGTCACGGAAGACATCTGGATGGGATCTACAGGAGTAAACTGAAACTTCAGGAGATTCCCACCTCGGTCATGGGGAACAGGAAGGGAATGGATGGTGGAAATTACCCGTTCAGGCTGGGATTTGAAAGGGGAGAGGTTGAGGGTGTCGAGTTAATCCTAGTAAAGGGATTAGACTACGACACAGGAAAGGTGATAGACTCCTGGGGAGTTTACGACCACGCCATGGAGAAGTCAGCCCTCCTAACCAGGGGGATCGAGCATTTAGTCTCTACCTTAAGTCTCGAGAATATTCCCTCCATCATTCATGCCCACGACTGGCACGCCGTTCTTCCTGGGGTGAGGGCCAAGATGAGCTTAGAGGAGAGGAGAGTAATAGTTCCCCTGGTGTACACTGTTCATCTGCTGAACAGGGTTGGGGCACCATGGCACTTTGCCTCAGAGGATTGGGCAGGACTTGAGAACTACGCCCACTACGTTTGGATGGTCTCTAAACATGTGCTCAATAGTACCAGGAGCCTTTGGGACTCATGTGATGGAAAGATTGAGAGGTTTGGGTTTTATGAGGCTGACCTGATCACAACCGTAAGTAAAAACTACCTCTTCAACGACGTCCTTCCGTTCTCGGGAAGCTTCGCTGAAAACAAGTCGTGCGTAATATATAACGGGACAGACTGGGATGTGAACCAGGTTAAAGCTTACGCCAGCTCAGTGATAGGGACAGATAATAGGGCAAGTGTAAGGGAGAAGCTACTTGCTTCACTATCAGGGAACAGGTATGTCCCATCCGATTATACTACTGGAAGCGTGTTGTGGGCCAATAGGCACAGACTTGGTATAAGGGATGACTGGAGTTACGAGCCACTTCAAAAGGGTCAGTTGGTTCTTTTCGCTGGAAGGTTGGTTTACCAGAAGGGGATAGACCTTCTACTCAGGGCATTTAGGGGAGTAGTTGACAGGATCCCAGACGCTCGCCTAGTGGTAATAGGAATTCCATCAGATGACTACGGTCTTCTACAGGACATAGTGGACAGGGCATCAGAGCTCAAGGATAACGTGAGGATTCTTGCAGTTAGCACCATGGACCAGAACATGTTTAAGCTGTGGCACTATTCAGCCTCAGTTATGGCCATGCCCTCGAGATGGGAGCCCTTTGGAATCACGGCCATAGAGGCCATGGCTTTAGGTACGCCACTTGTGGCTTCGGCCGTAGGAGGGCTTATCGAGATCGTTGACGACGTGAGAGCTGATCAAAGCGGAAATGGGTTCCTCACTGAAAGGGAAAATATAGACTCCCTAAGGTCAAGTCTCACGGAGGCTCTTCTGCTATCCAAGGCGAGCGAAAGTGGAGATAAGGAGTTACTCAATCAAGTATCCTCCAGTATCAAGGAGAAATCCTGGGATAAGGTAAGGGAGAACGCCATAAGGAAAGTGGATACAACCTTCAGGTGGAACGCCATCACCAATCAAGCTCTTGAGTGCTATTCCAGGGCGCTAGTCATGGCTAAATATAGGGGCTCAGCCTACCTTTAG
- a CDS encoding DUF1955 domain-containing protein, translating into MVTESRELVKSLMEAKESIISGDVKRGVEIIEKTVNSSNIKEANWVICNVIDAADCAYVVETLNAIGKIFDVTACGNLKRVISCFMRAGKDSEFVDLALSALVQKRREDQLDKILAETGEIPAPLLLKLASAYGKIGNRKKEQELLKQACEKGLKEACRDINQIFPRIT; encoded by the coding sequence ATGGTAACCGAGAGTAGGGAGCTTGTTAAATCTCTCATGGAAGCAAAGGAAAGTATTATCTCAGGAGATGTGAAGCGAGGAGTTGAAATAATCGAAAAGACTGTGAACTCCTCCAATATCAAAGAGGCAAATTGGGTAATCTGTAACGTAATTGATGCAGCGGACTGTGCATACGTGGTGGAGACGCTAAACGCCATAGGTAAGATATTTGATGTGACCGCCTGTGGCAATCTGAAGAGAGTGATCTCCTGTTTCATGAGGGCTGGTAAGGACTCTGAGTTCGTTGACTTGGCCCTTTCGGCCCTAGTGCAGAAAAGAAGGGAGGATCAGCTGGACAAGATCTTGGCAGAGACTGGCGAGATTCCTGCTCCTCTCCTTCTCAAGTTGGCCTCTGCATACGGGAAGATCGGGAATAGGAAAAAGGAACAGGAACTGTTGAAACAGGCATGCGAAAAGGGACTTAAGGAGGCTTGCAGAGATATTAACCAGATTTTCCCAAGAATAACATGA
- a CDS encoding GNAT family N-acetyltransferase translates to MSESISLPLTIREATRGDIEGVYRLYQSLTPEDLYMRFFSFHRVSHEEIEQLFSRQDHITLLAEIDGEIVGEATLYDDGEFSVAVKPNQRRGGIGTELVAELIRRAKKMGISKVKFYTLPENYPMIRIGKKLGFKLEYDEDQVKGVLELGQGS, encoded by the coding sequence ATGTCGGAGAGTATAAGCTTGCCCTTGACCATCAGGGAGGCCACTAGAGGCGATATAGAGGGGGTGTACAGGTTATACCAGTCGTTGACTCCTGAGGATCTCTATATGCGCTTTTTCTCGTTCCATAGGGTATCCCACGAGGAGATAGAGCAACTCTTCAGTAGACAGGATCACATCACCTTGCTGGCAGAGATTGATGGGGAAATAGTCGGCGAGGCCACTCTCTACGATGATGGTGAGTTCTCAGTTGCGGTGAAACCCAATCAGAGGAGAGGAGGAATAGGAACTGAATTGGTTGCAGAACTCATAAGGAGGGCGAAAAAGATGGGCATAAGTAAGGTCAAGTTCTACACCCTTCCAGAGAATTACCCGATGATAAGGATAGGCAAGAAACTAGGATTTAAGCTGGAGTACGATGAAGATCAGGTCAAGGGGGTCTTAGAACTAGGTCAAGGGTCTTAA
- a CDS encoding transcriptional regulator — protein sequence MENESRKLMIPCETAMREVIPAIKALLVKELVKQGESQSHTASLLGLTPAEVSYYLKGKRAEGEYKTILENDEEFMEMIRHYTSRLHEADRVNICPLCSLARKKLGIMDYSCPYDW from the coding sequence ATGGAAAATGAGTCAAGAAAACTTATGATTCCCTGTGAAACGGCTATGAGAGAAGTGATACCAGCAATAAAAGCGCTTCTAGTAAAGGAGTTAGTTAAGCAGGGAGAATCTCAATCACATACTGCTTCCCTTTTAGGTCTCACTCCGGCTGAGGTAAGCTATTATCTAAAGGGGAAAAGGGCCGAGGGAGAGTACAAGACAATCCTCGAGAATGACGAGGAATTCATGGAAATGATAAGGCATTACACAAGCAGGCTTCATGAGGCAGACCGGGTAAATATTTGCCCCCTGTGTAGCTTAGCCAGGAAGAAGTTGGGAATTATGGATTACTCCTGCCCCTATGACTGGTAA
- the pyk gene encoding pyruvate kinase has protein sequence MTRRTKIVVTLGPSTEGLIPKLKDKVDIFRVNLAHGDYDSHARYFELLRSGAPDSSILADLPGPKLRVGDIGKMELTMGQEVLFSPDEGIVVQEPLFYRSVKPGSIILLADGLIKIRIKEVSGDQVRGIVLTPGTLTSRKGINIPDMALDSGLTENDFKLMEEALSLGADYVGLSFVLSENDVMKAKEKIQGRAWIISKIEKGQAVQRLFRIVEESDGVMVARGDLGVEIGLENLPYVQRKIIRISKQLGKPVILATQVLESMVSNPLPSRAEVIDIANSVYQGVDAIMLSDETAVGKYPVEAVQYLDQIISSSEDKVKPLSPSPMRSPDDAVAYASSSLSELSKSHVIVVHSRSGLSAIRVSRLRPKAMILAFTPDIKVARRLKICWGVTPISLEEGASDLNDLVSILERKCRELGVKGNVVIVAGDPKMESGRTNLLKLHSID, from the coding sequence ATGACTCGAAGGACGAAAATTGTCGTCACACTAGGTCCTTCCACTGAGGGTTTGATCCCCAAGCTTAAGGATAAGGTGGACATTTTTAGAGTTAACTTGGCACACGGGGATTACGACTCCCATGCCAGGTACTTTGAACTTTTGAGGTCTGGGGCTCCCGATTCCTCCATTCTTGCTGATCTTCCAGGTCCTAAACTGAGGGTAGGGGATATAGGAAAAATGGAGCTTACAATGGGCCAGGAGGTTCTCTTCTCTCCCGACGAAGGGATAGTGGTTCAGGAACCGCTGTTCTATAGGAGCGTAAAACCGGGCTCTATCATTCTTCTGGCAGATGGTCTCATAAAGATAAGGATCAAGGAGGTTTCTGGAGACCAGGTAAGGGGGATAGTGTTAACTCCAGGGACTCTCACCTCTAGGAAAGGAATTAACATCCCCGACATGGCCCTTGATTCTGGACTTACCGAAAATGACTTTAAGCTAATGGAGGAGGCCCTATCCCTAGGAGCAGATTACGTTGGACTCTCATTCGTGCTCAGTGAAAATGACGTGATGAAGGCCAAGGAAAAGATACAGGGAAGAGCGTGGATTATCTCTAAAATCGAGAAAGGTCAAGCTGTACAGAGGCTCTTCAGGATTGTGGAGGAAAGCGATGGAGTTATGGTGGCTCGAGGGGATCTAGGGGTCGAGATTGGTTTGGAAAATCTGCCATATGTTCAACGCAAGATCATCAGGATATCAAAACAACTGGGAAAACCGGTCATTCTTGCCACCCAGGTACTAGAGTCCATGGTAAGCAACCCATTACCCTCCAGGGCAGAAGTAATTGACATCGCCAACTCGGTGTACCAGGGTGTGGACGCCATAATGCTTAGCGACGAAACCGCAGTAGGCAAGTATCCCGTTGAGGCAGTCCAATACCTAGATCAGATAATTTCCTCATCAGAGGACAAGGTTAAACCCCTAAGTCCCTCACCCATGAGGAGTCCAGACGACGCAGTTGCCTATGCTTCCTCGTCGCTATCAGAGCTCTCCAAGTCCCACGTAATAGTTGTTCATAGCAGGAGTGGCCTCTCAGCCATAAGGGTTTCAAGGCTTAGGCCTAAGGCCATGATTCTAGCCTTCACTCCAGATATCAAGGTAGCCAGAAGGCTCAAGATATGTTGGGGAGTTACTCCCATATCCCTAGAGGAGGGTGCCAGTGACCTCAATGATCTAGTGTCTATCCTCGAAAGAAAATGTAGGGAACTGGGAGTTAAGGGTAATGTGGTCATTGTAGCAGGGGATCCTAAGATGGAGTCAGGTAGGACCAACCTGCTGAAGCTTCACTCAATCGACTAA